From Variovorax sp. PMC12, the proteins below share one genomic window:
- a CDS encoding CHASE2 domain-containing protein, protein MSVLRRHWPRIVISLLPLLLALAHATGAWPLSALERLDRLIYDIRLRATMPRTLDPRVVIVDVDDASLARQGQWPWARDKIAGLTTELLDRQQAAVLGFDVMFLEPDRSSGLDRLRAMAAGPLRGMQGLADEIERLAPALDHDATLARSLEGRPVALGYYFTRTGKPGTKGQLPDAPLLPVDAFPAGGIYASSWNGFGASLPALAKAAPTAGFLNTLVGAQGDGVIRSVPLIARYQGDQAQPGYYESLALAVYRLANGLPPVRPAFASGGAVPRLESLRIGQLRVPVDQSASMEVPFRGPGGAGGGSFRYIPAADVLEGRLAPGELKGKIVLVGATAPGLQDLRATPVEAAFPGVEVHANVVSGLLDQRLFSVPDYAPGYEVLSVLVTGLLLAFGLSLMSAPRAVLLVAATVAALVGLNSWLFVGYGLVLPLASALAMTMLAFVLSMSWGYFVESRARRGLVRLFGTYVPPQLVDEMLVQPDRYSMRAESKQMTVMFCDMRDFTRLSEQMTPAQLQAFLNTVFSRLTDVISAHRGTVDKYMGDCVMAFWGAPIDAPDHAALAVRAALGMADAVRDINSANRAGGRPEISVGIGINSGVMSVGDMGSAARRSYTVVGDAVNLASRLEGLSGHYGVEIVASGATQELAPGYVWQELDSVRVKGKAQAVAVFTPLAERTPEAEKQAQPMLERWGAVLAAYRRQDWAVGRNLLAPLLAADAKKVLYQLYAQRLASMALRPQDPNWDGATRFETK, encoded by the coding sequence GTGAGCGTGCTGCGGCGGCACTGGCCGCGCATCGTCATCAGCCTGCTGCCGCTGCTGCTGGCGCTGGCGCACGCCACCGGCGCGTGGCCGCTCAGCGCGCTCGAGCGCCTCGACCGCCTGATCTACGACATCCGCCTGCGCGCGACCATGCCGCGCACGCTCGACCCGCGCGTGGTGATCGTCGATGTCGACGACGCCAGCCTCGCGCGCCAGGGGCAGTGGCCCTGGGCGCGCGACAAGATCGCCGGCCTCACCACCGAGCTGCTGGACCGCCAGCAGGCGGCGGTGCTGGGCTTCGACGTCATGTTCCTCGAGCCCGACCGGAGTTCCGGCCTCGATAGGCTGCGGGCAATGGCAGCCGGCCCCCTTCGCGGCATGCAGGGGCTCGCTGACGAGATCGAGCGGCTCGCCCCCGCGCTGGATCACGACGCCACCCTCGCCAGGTCGCTGGAAGGCCGGCCGGTGGCGCTCGGCTACTACTTCACGCGGACCGGCAAGCCCGGCACCAAGGGGCAATTGCCCGACGCGCCCCTGCTGCCGGTCGACGCGTTTCCCGCCGGCGGCATCTACGCTTCCAGCTGGAACGGCTTCGGCGCCAGCCTGCCGGCGCTCGCCAAGGCCGCGCCCACCGCGGGCTTCCTGAACACACTGGTCGGCGCACAGGGCGACGGCGTGATCCGCAGCGTGCCCCTCATTGCCCGCTATCAGGGCGACCAGGCCCAGCCCGGCTACTACGAGTCGCTCGCGCTCGCGGTCTACCGGCTGGCGAACGGCTTGCCGCCCGTGCGTCCGGCCTTTGCCTCCGGCGGCGCCGTGCCGCGGCTCGAATCGCTGCGGATCGGCCAGTTGCGCGTGCCGGTGGACCAGAGCGCCAGCATGGAGGTGCCGTTTCGTGGCCCGGGCGGCGCTGGCGGCGGATCGTTCCGCTACATCCCGGCCGCCGACGTGCTCGAAGGACGCCTCGCCCCTGGCGAGCTGAAAGGAAAGATCGTGCTCGTCGGGGCCACCGCGCCGGGCCTGCAGGACCTGCGCGCCACCCCCGTCGAAGCCGCGTTCCCGGGCGTGGAAGTGCACGCCAACGTCGTCTCCGGCCTGCTCGACCAGCGGCTGTTCAGCGTGCCGGACTATGCGCCGGGCTACGAAGTGCTGAGCGTGCTGGTGACGGGGCTGCTGCTGGCCTTCGGCCTGTCGCTGATGTCGGCGCCGCGCGCGGTGCTGCTGGTCGCGGCAACCGTTGCCGCGCTGGTCGGGCTCAATTCCTGGCTCTTCGTGGGGTACGGCCTCGTGCTGCCGCTTGCGTCAGCCCTTGCCATGACCATGCTGGCTTTCGTGCTCAGCATGAGCTGGGGCTACTTCGTCGAATCGCGCGCGCGGCGCGGGCTGGTGCGGCTCTTCGGCACCTATGTTCCGCCGCAGCTGGTCGACGAAATGCTGGTCCAGCCGGACCGCTACAGCATGCGCGCCGAAAGCAAGCAGATGACCGTGATGTTCTGCGACATGCGCGACTTCACCCGCCTGTCGGAGCAGATGACCCCGGCGCAGCTCCAGGCCTTCCTCAACACCGTGTTCAGCCGGCTCACCGACGTGATCAGCGCGCACCGCGGCACCGTCGACAAATACATGGGCGACTGCGTCATGGCCTTCTGGGGCGCGCCAATCGACGCGCCCGACCACGCCGCATTGGCCGTGCGCGCCGCGCTCGGCATGGCCGATGCCGTGCGCGACATCAACAGCGCCAACCGCGCCGGCGGCCGCCCGGAGATCAGCGTGGGCATCGGCATCAACAGCGGCGTCATGAGCGTGGGCGACATGGGCTCGGCCGCGCGGCGCAGCTACACCGTCGTCGGCGACGCGGTCAATCTCGCGTCGCGCCTCGAAGGCCTGAGCGGCCACTACGGGGTGGAGATCGTCGCCAGCGGCGCCACCCAGGAACTGGCGCCCGGCTACGTCTGGCAGGAGCTCGACAGCGTGCGCGTCAAGGGCAAGGCGCAGGCCGTCGCCGTGTTCACCCCCCTGGCCGAGCGCACGCCCGAAGCCGAAAAACAGGCCCAGCCGATGCTCGAGCGCTGGGGCGCCGTGCTCGCCGCCTACCGCCGCCAGGACTGGGCCGTGGGCCGGAACTTGCTGGCCCCCTTGCTCGCCGCGGATGCCAAAAAAGTCCTTTACCAGCTCTACGCCCAGCGTTTAGCCTCCATGGCGTTGCGACCCCAGGATCCGAACTGGGACGGCGCAACCCGGTTCGAAACCAAATGA
- a CDS encoding 3',5'-cyclic-nucleotide phosphodiesterase, whose product MQVRVLGCSGAIAKDCRTTSFLVDTDLLVDAGTGVGDLSLEEMAAIDDVVLTHCHLDHIAALPLMLDAIGSRRSKPLRVHALRATIEALRAHVFNNVIWPDFESIPSPEAPFVSFHDIEVGQMLQLGSCAPKSIEVLPAVHTVPACGFAVRRASGGANWVFSGDTERNPPFWDRVNALDVAMLVIETAFSNREQALAERSLHLSPVMLAGELARIDPAKQFPIYITHTKPAETDEIMSQIEALGEHQVEGMAHRDIRWLKADGVLTF is encoded by the coding sequence ATGCAGGTTCGTGTGCTGGGTTGCTCAGGCGCCATTGCCAAAGACTGCCGCACCACCTCGTTCCTGGTCGACACCGACCTGCTCGTCGATGCGGGCACCGGCGTGGGCGACCTCTCGCTCGAAGAAATGGCCGCCATCGACGACGTGGTTCTGACGCACTGCCACCTCGACCACATCGCCGCCCTGCCCCTGATGCTCGACGCCATCGGCAGCCGCCGCTCCAAACCGCTGCGCGTGCATGCGCTGCGCGCCACCATCGAAGCGCTGCGCGCTCACGTGTTCAACAACGTCATCTGGCCCGATTTCGAGAGCATTCCCAGCCCTGAAGCGCCGTTCGTGAGCTTTCACGACATCGAGGTGGGGCAGATGCTGCAGCTGGGCAGCTGTGCGCCCAAGTCGATCGAGGTGCTGCCGGCCGTGCACACCGTGCCGGCCTGCGGCTTTGCCGTGCGGCGGGCTTCCGGCGGAGCGAACTGGGTTTTCAGCGGTGACACCGAGCGCAACCCGCCGTTCTGGGACCGGGTCAACGCGCTGGATGTGGCGATGCTGGTGATAGAGACGGCCTTCAGCAACAGGGAGCAGGCGCTGGCCGAGCGCAGCTTGCATTTGTCACCGGTGATGCTGGCGGGCGAGCTGGCGCGGATCGACCCGGCGAAGCAGTTTCCGATCTACATCACCCATACCAAGCCGGCGGAAACCGACGAAATCATGAGCCAGATCGAGGCGCTGGGAGAGCATCAGGTGGAGGGGATGGCGCACCGGGATATCCGGTGGTTGAAGGCGGATGGGGTGTTGACTTTCTGA
- a CDS encoding pilin: MNRRSIARNVQKGFTLIELMIVVAIIGILAAIAIPQYQTYVAKSQVTRAVAEVGALKTKVDTCLLDGKTTIGTEPDCDPGATASTMLTGGAQGSSPAATAKVNGYPQITLGTATTASTIVGTLGNSAAQAISGSTITWSRAVDGTWSCVSTADAKYNTPACPKAST; encoded by the coding sequence ATGAACCGTCGTTCCATCGCACGCAATGTGCAAAAGGGTTTCACCCTTATTGAATTGATGATCGTTGTGGCGATCATTGGTATCTTGGCTGCTATCGCGATTCCGCAATACCAAACCTACGTTGCTAAGTCCCAAGTCACTCGCGCGGTTGCTGAAGTCGGAGCGCTGAAGACGAAGGTCGACACTTGCCTGCTCGACGGTAAGACAACCATTGGCACCGAACCTGATTGCGATCCGGGCGCGACCGCCTCGACCATGCTGACGGGTGGCGCTCAAGGTAGCTCGCCCGCCGCTACCGCCAAGGTGAATGGCTATCCGCAGATCACGTTGGGCACTGCAACCACTGCATCGACGATTGTCGGCACTCTGGGCAACTCTGCTGCTCAAGCCATTTCTGGCAGCACGATTACCTGGAGCCGCGCTGTCGACGGTACCTGGTCGTGCGTCAGCACTGCCGATGCCAAGTACAACACCCCAGCTTGCCCGAAGGCTTCTACTTAA
- a CDS encoding pilin, with protein MKRSTSRGFTLIELMVVVAIIGSLAAIAVPQYQTYVFKSHVQRVVAEAGALKAAIELCLVSGKVTVGEQATAGNCDPQATGSNLQATAGNAAPAIAAKWATAGSGVPEVSLSAKDVSTIVATFGNAAGRPLQAPTAGTITWTRQTNGSWNCRAANIEPKYVSTACPL; from the coding sequence ATGAAGAGATCGACGTCGCGCGGCTTCACTTTGATCGAGTTGATGGTCGTCGTGGCGATCATTGGGAGCCTTGCGGCGATCGCAGTTCCCCAGTACCAGACCTATGTCTTCAAGTCACATGTCCAACGCGTCGTTGCAGAAGCCGGTGCATTGAAGGCTGCGATTGAGTTGTGTCTGGTGAGTGGCAAAGTGACGGTGGGCGAGCAGGCGACCGCCGGGAATTGCGACCCGCAGGCCACTGGGTCAAACCTACAGGCAACTGCCGGAAATGCAGCGCCCGCAATCGCTGCCAAGTGGGCCACTGCGGGCAGCGGTGTCCCCGAAGTAAGCCTTTCTGCTAAGGACGTTTCGACCATCGTGGCCACCTTTGGCAATGCTGCAGGAAGGCCTTTGCAAGCACCAACGGCCGGCACAATCACTTGGACGAGGCAAACAAACGGAAGCTGGAATTGTCGTGCTGCCAACATTGAGCCCAAATATGTGAGCACTGCCTGCCCACTATGA